One genomic segment of Catalinimonas alkaloidigena includes these proteins:
- the pncA gene encoding bifunctional nicotinamidase/pyrazinamidase, with amino-acid sequence MDALLLVDIQNDFLSGGALEVEEGDQIVPVVNDLQPYFDLVVATQDFHPADHASFAANHEGKKPGDHIDLGGLDQILWPVHCVQGSEGAEFSKDLNMDKVATVVKKGLDKNIDSYSGFYDNGHKRATGLSKYLKDKGVDRVFITGLAADVCVKFTALDALKEGFETVVIKDATRAVNLQEGDYEKTMEELREEGVKVMQSKDVVKMKT; translated from the coding sequence ATGGATGCGTTATTATTAGTGGATATTCAGAATGACTTTTTATCGGGAGGTGCACTGGAGGTAGAAGAAGGCGACCAGATTGTACCTGTAGTGAATGACCTTCAGCCTTATTTTGACCTGGTAGTGGCTACCCAGGATTTTCACCCGGCTGATCATGCTAGCTTTGCCGCTAACCATGAAGGTAAAAAGCCGGGAGACCACATTGATTTAGGCGGTTTAGATCAGATTCTCTGGCCGGTACACTGTGTACAGGGTTCTGAAGGAGCTGAGTTTTCCAAAGATCTGAACATGGACAAAGTCGCTACTGTAGTAAAGAAAGGCCTGGATAAAAATATTGACAGTTATAGTGGGTTTTACGATAATGGACATAAACGTGCCACCGGCCTAAGCAAGTATCTGAAAGACAAAGGAGTTGATAGAGTATTTATCACTGGCTTAGCAGCTGATGTCTGTGTAAAGTTTACTGCCCTGGATGCCCTGAAAGAAGGCTTTGAGACAGTAGTGATCAAAGATGCTACGCGGGCAGTCAATTTACAGGAAGGTGATTATGAGAAAACTATGGAAGAACTGAGAGAAGAAGGGGTGAAAGTGATGCAGAGCAAAGACGTAGTGAAGATGAAAACCTGA
- the gap gene encoding type I glyceraldehyde-3-phosphate dehydrogenase, with amino-acid sequence MKVAINGFGRIGRLTFRRLLTKENIDVVAINDLTDTKTLAHLLKYDSAHGIFPHEVTHDSDSITVNGKKITVLAQRDPAALPWGDMGIDVVLESTGRFVDEEGSGKHLTAGAKKVVISAPAKGNIPTVVLGVNDDTLTGSETILSNASCTTNCLAPMAKVIHDKFGIQKGFITTIHAYTADQNIQDAPHKDLRRARAAAVNIVPTTTGAAKAVGLVLPDLKGKLDGNAMRVPTITGSLTDLTCVLDKDVTAEEVNAALKEAAEGPMKGILEYSEAPIVSSDIVGNPHSSIFDAPFTSVNGNMVKCISWYDNEAGYSARTADLIAKIGSM; translated from the coding sequence ATGAAAGTAGCTATTAACGGTTTTGGCAGAATTGGAAGGCTGACCTTCAGAAGACTGCTTACCAAAGAAAACATTGATGTCGTTGCCATCAATGACCTAACCGATACTAAAACACTTGCCCATCTGCTGAAATATGATTCAGCTCACGGAATTTTTCCTCACGAAGTCACCCATGACAGTGATTCTATCACCGTGAACGGCAAAAAAATTACAGTACTTGCACAGAGAGATCCCGCGGCTCTTCCCTGGGGAGATATGGGTATTGATGTAGTACTCGAGTCTACCGGTAGATTCGTAGACGAAGAAGGTTCAGGAAAACACCTGACAGCCGGAGCCAAGAAAGTAGTGATCTCTGCGCCTGCTAAGGGCAACATTCCTACTGTAGTATTGGGCGTAAATGACGATACACTTACCGGCAGCGAAACTATACTTTCAAATGCTTCTTGTACTACCAACTGCCTGGCTCCTATGGCTAAGGTAATCCACGATAAGTTTGGTATCCAGAAAGGATTTATTACTACGATCCACGCCTATACAGCTGACCAGAATATTCAGGATGCTCCTCACAAAGACTTGAGAAGAGCTCGTGCTGCTGCTGTTAACATTGTACCTACTACTACTGGCGCAGCCAAAGCCGTAGGCTTGGTACTTCCCGACCTTAAAGGGAAACTGGATGGAAACGCAATGCGTGTACCTACAATCACCGGTTCGTTGACTGACCTTACTTGCGTCTTAGATAAGGACGTAACTGCTGAAGAAGTCAATGCAGCGCTCAAAGAGGCCGCAGAAGGTCCGATGAAGGGGATTTTAGAATACAGTGAGGCTCCTATTGTATCTTCTGATATTGTAGGAAATCCTCATTCATCTATTTTTGACGCTCCATTTACCAGTGTTAATGGTAATATGGTGAAGTGTATTTCCTGGTATGATAATGAAGCAGGTTACTCAGCCAGAACCGCTGACCTGATAGCCAAAATTGGCAGTATGTAA
- a CDS encoding TetR/AcrR family transcriptional regulator, translating into MNTKEKILATAKDLFNERGLESTSAKNIAATLKISDGNLRYHFRTKEDLVYALYMQLVEAFDQQLTQFEAQSFSLHLVYQTLSYVYHKLYAYRFLMADFVAIMRKYPKIQLHYRALTHTRKQQLSQFTEALTQEGIFKNDIPVSQYAHLTEQLSLLSDAWIGHAEVLYEGDEQQKLKHYTMLAFSMLVPYLTTKGMYEYIDIVSKR; encoded by the coding sequence ATGAATACCAAAGAAAAAATATTAGCAACAGCCAAAGACTTATTTAATGAAAGAGGCTTGGAGAGTACTTCAGCCAAAAATATCGCTGCCACTCTAAAAATCAGTGATGGTAACTTACGGTACCACTTCCGCACCAAAGAGGATTTAGTATATGCTCTGTATATGCAACTTGTAGAGGCTTTCGACCAGCAGCTTACCCAATTTGAAGCACAAAGTTTTAGCCTGCATCTGGTTTACCAGACCTTGTCATATGTATACCATAAGCTCTATGCCTATCGTTTTTTAATGGCAGATTTTGTAGCCATCATGCGTAAATATCCTAAGATACAACTACACTACCGAGCACTGACGCATACACGAAAACAGCAGCTCTCACAATTTACAGAAGCTTTAACGCAAGAGGGAATTTTCAAAAATGATATTCCTGTCAGCCAGTATGCTCACCTAACTGAGCAACTGAGCCTCTTATCGGATGCCTGGATAGGGCATGCCGAGGTATTGTATGAAGGGGATGAACAACAAAAACTTAAGCACTACACGATGCTTGCCTTTAGCATGCTCGTACCCTATCTTACGACCAAAGGCATGTACGAATATATTGACATTGTGAGTAAACGCTAA
- a CDS encoding FAD-dependent monooxygenase → MKKIAIIGGGIGGLCAAVALQQKGFDAQVYEKAPQLKAVGAGISLSANAVLALRQIKLDEPLIQAGNILRHMRILDEKGKQIADTNLEPVEREFGAVNFSIHRAILHEILMEHLTPGSLHLGKALSSFQQHKQVMRCTFEDGAEVSADAVIAFDGIHSAVRKQLLPELDIRYAGYTCWRAIIDYVPEGWEGHQATETWGRNGRFGIVPIGHGKLYWFATANAPEQDQRMRFFGVQELRKHFESYHAPIDDILSHTRDEHLIWNDIIDLKPIPQYAFGRVALAGDAAHATTPNMGQGACMAIEDAMVIANLLERYGVEEAFQRYESQRMKRTHTIVKSSYQLGKVAQWENKLLAKLRNIAFRLIPVSVQQKQIRQVYNVKL, encoded by the coding sequence ATGAAAAAAATAGCAATAATCGGTGGAGGTATAGGCGGTTTATGCGCAGCTGTAGCCCTACAGCAAAAAGGTTTTGACGCTCAGGTGTACGAAAAAGCTCCGCAGCTAAAGGCAGTGGGAGCAGGGATAAGTCTTTCGGCCAATGCGGTACTGGCACTTCGGCAAATAAAGCTGGATGAGCCATTGATACAGGCAGGCAATATTTTGCGGCATATGCGTATTCTGGATGAAAAGGGAAAGCAGATTGCTGATACCAATCTTGAACCGGTTGAGCGAGAATTCGGAGCGGTAAACTTTTCCATCCACCGAGCGATACTGCATGAAATTTTGATGGAACATCTAACTCCCGGAAGTCTGCATTTGGGGAAGGCCTTGAGTAGTTTTCAGCAGCACAAACAAGTTATGCGCTGTACTTTTGAAGACGGAGCAGAAGTTAGCGCTGATGCCGTTATTGCTTTTGATGGCATTCATTCTGCGGTGCGTAAGCAGTTATTGCCTGAGTTGGACATAAGATACGCAGGTTATACCTGCTGGAGAGCTATTATAGATTATGTCCCTGAAGGATGGGAAGGGCATCAGGCTACCGAAACATGGGGCAGAAATGGAAGGTTTGGAATCGTACCTATAGGCCATGGAAAACTGTACTGGTTTGCTACTGCCAATGCCCCTGAGCAAGATCAGCGAATGCGGTTTTTTGGAGTACAGGAACTAAGAAAACATTTTGAAAGCTACCATGCGCCAATTGATGATATCCTTAGTCATACGCGAGACGAGCATTTGATCTGGAACGATATTATTGACCTTAAACCTATTCCTCAGTATGCTTTTGGCAGAGTAGCATTGGCTGGGGATGCAGCACATGCCACTACACCCAATATGGGCCAGGGTGCCTGCATGGCTATTGAAGATGCGATGGTCATAGCTAATTTGCTGGAAAGGTATGGGGTAGAAGAAGCATTTCAGAGATATGAAAGCCAGCGCATGAAAAGAACTCATACCATTGTCAAGTCATCTTATCAGCTAGGAAAAGTAGCACAATGGGAAAATAAGCTGCTTGCAAAATTAAGAAATATTGCTTTTCGCTTAATCCCAGTGTCAGTACAGCAAAAACAGATCAGGCAGGTATATAATGTAAAATTATGA
- a CDS encoding response regulator, whose translation MIFMIDDDEDALEIYAMLIEKSGYSDLFVTYSSGVEALEALKELHSEGKKFPRYILLDLNMPELGGVDFVEKYEELYYPQYAQTEIVILTSSVREKDNEEALQYDAVSRFISKPLSKERLVEMLSESASKS comes from the coding sequence ATGATATTCATGATTGATGATGATGAAGATGCGCTTGAGATCTATGCGATGCTCATAGAGAAATCAGGCTATTCCGATCTTTTTGTTACCTACAGTAGTGGCGTAGAGGCATTAGAAGCCTTGAAGGAACTTCACTCAGAAGGAAAGAAGTTTCCTCGTTATATACTTCTTGACCTCAATATGCCTGAACTGGGCGGTGTGGATTTTGTAGAAAAATACGAAGAGCTTTACTATCCTCAATATGCACAGACAGAAATAGTCATTCTCACCAGTTCTGTGCGGGAGAAGGACAATGAGGAAGCACTACAATATGACGCTGTAAGTCGCTTCATCAGTAAGCCTCTTTCTAAAGAAAGGCTTGTTGAGATGCTCTCCGAAAGCGCCTCAAAATCATAA
- a CDS encoding sensor histidine kinase, whose product MSNSSFQQSKASEPNNSREMLRKKILNLRKELYEAEQAWIAGEKNDEITATSVNSLGTGHKKMKRLKFLTEHMAQLLWIIRSDGQPEYFNKRFFRYTGYTLRELKRNRWQETIHPDDFEESLRLWQKALHSEEPCEIEYRLKKAKDNTYRWHLVRSMPMKNDSGKITHWVSSATDIHERKKQSEQIEEKNHQLSRINQYLDDLVHATAHDLRVPVARLQLLADTFYDLSAEQRQKVLPKIIRSVNHLDTSLKGLIQVIELHSHPEELKQNISLREILEHVLERKQGVIQQTQAIVQINDEESCTVNYVKSYLYTIIDNMISNAIKHCKPDQALQLKISLKRKKEHCLIIFEDNGVGINLIKYREQLFLPFRRINKRVEGMGLGLYIIQTILEKNGGYIEVNSQPDKGSVFKIFLKEY is encoded by the coding sequence ATGAGTAACTCTTCTTTTCAACAAAGCAAGGCTTCAGAGCCTAACAACTCAAGAGAGATGCTAAGAAAAAAGATACTCAATTTGCGCAAGGAACTGTATGAAGCAGAGCAGGCATGGATAGCGGGGGAAAAAAATGATGAAATCACTGCCACTTCAGTGAACAGCCTGGGCACCGGTCACAAAAAAATGAAAAGGCTCAAGTTTCTGACAGAGCATATGGCCCAGCTCCTCTGGATTATTCGCTCCGATGGGCAACCGGAATATTTCAACAAACGCTTTTTTCGTTATACCGGGTACACGCTCAGAGAATTAAAAAGAAACAGATGGCAGGAAACCATTCACCCCGATGACTTTGAAGAAAGCCTGAGGTTGTGGCAAAAAGCATTACATTCCGAAGAACCTTGTGAAATTGAATACAGGCTGAAAAAAGCTAAGGACAATACCTATCGCTGGCATCTGGTCAGGAGCATGCCCATGAAGAATGATTCAGGTAAAATTACCCATTGGGTTAGCTCAGCTACTGACATACACGAACGGAAGAAGCAATCCGAACAGATTGAAGAAAAAAACCATCAGCTCAGCCGTATAAATCAATACCTGGATGACCTTGTACATGCTACCGCCCATGATTTGCGAGTACCCGTAGCTCGCCTTCAGCTCCTTGCAGACACTTTTTATGACCTTTCAGCAGAGCAGAGGCAAAAAGTGCTACCCAAAATTATTCGCAGCGTAAATCATCTTGACACTTCCTTAAAAGGACTGATTCAGGTCATAGAGTTGCATAGCCACCCTGAAGAGCTGAAGCAAAACATCTCTCTCAGAGAAATTCTGGAACACGTACTTGAGCGCAAGCAGGGTGTAATACAGCAAACCCAGGCTATCGTACAGATAAATGATGAAGAAAGCTGTACAGTCAATTATGTAAAAAGCTATTTATACACTATTATTGATAATATGATCAGTAATGCGATTAAGCACTGCAAACCTGATCAAGCACTACAGCTAAAAATTAGTCTAAAGCGAAAAAAAGAGCACTGCCTCATAATTTTTGAGGATAACGGAGTGGGAATCAATTTGATCAAATATCGTGAACAGCTCTTTTTACCTTTTCGCAGGATCAATAAGCGTGTAGAAGGAATGGGTTTGGGACTCTATATTATCCAAACAATTCTGGAAAAAAATGGTGGTTATATTGAAGTAAACAGTCAACCCGATAAAGGGTCAGTATTTAAAATATTCTTGAAAGAATATTAA
- a CDS encoding 3-hydroxyanthranilate 3,4-dioxygenase, with protein sequence MAIKKAFNLRKWIDEHRDILKPPVGNAQVYEDTDDFIVMVVGGPNTRKDFHYNETEEFFYQLEGEITVKVREEGEIKDVVIKEGDIFLCPARMHHSPRRPANTIGLVIEKKRNAEHTDGLIWYCENCGHKMYEEYFPLKNIVEQLPPIINKFHNSQELRTCDQCGTYMEIPEAPKAEQVK encoded by the coding sequence ATGGCTATTAAAAAAGCATTTAATCTGAGAAAATGGATAGACGAACACCGTGATATTTTGAAACCTCCGGTCGGGAATGCTCAGGTGTACGAAGATACTGATGACTTTATTGTGATGGTGGTGGGTGGTCCCAATACCCGTAAGGATTTCCATTACAATGAGACGGAAGAGTTCTTTTACCAACTGGAAGGAGAAATCACTGTAAAGGTACGTGAAGAGGGCGAAATCAAAGATGTAGTCATCAAAGAAGGGGATATCTTTCTTTGTCCTGCCAGGATGCACCACAGCCCACGCCGCCCTGCCAATACCATAGGTCTGGTGATTGAAAAAAAGCGAAATGCTGAGCATACCGATGGCTTAATCTGGTACTGCGAAAATTGTGGGCATAAGATGTATGAAGAATATTTCCCTCTGAAAAATATTGTAGAGCAGCTGCCGCCTATTATCAATAAGTTTCACAACTCGCAGGAACTGCGTACCTGTGACCAGTGCGGCACGTATATGGAAATTCCCGAAGCCCCTAAGGCTGAGCAGGTAAAATAA
- a CDS encoding DUF547 domain-containing protein, which produces MKHLFVFFAYFALTPANALNITDFTQEADQFFGSYVEHGLVDYQAVKQNMEEVEALYQQIAKMSAQRMADAEKKAFYINAYNLIVIRQIAENYPVSSPMKIDGFFDQQKHKVAGEMLTLNELEKQKLLQPYKDARIHFALVCAAQSCPPLPQHAVQADRLDEQMNQLTKKALNNNDFIRLKSGQKEVAVSKIFEWYKDDFKQEASSVLAYINTYRKEKIPSSYELSYYEYDWALNEL; this is translated from the coding sequence ATGAAACACCTATTTGTATTTTTTGCATACTTCGCCCTAACTCCCGCAAATGCACTCAATATAACTGACTTCACACAAGAAGCCGATCAGTTTTTTGGGAGTTATGTTGAGCATGGCCTGGTAGATTATCAGGCTGTGAAACAAAATATGGAAGAAGTAGAAGCCCTTTACCAACAGATCGCGAAGATGTCTGCACAGCGTATGGCTGATGCTGAAAAGAAAGCTTTTTATATCAATGCGTATAACCTAATCGTCATCCGGCAGATTGCTGAAAATTATCCGGTAAGCTCACCCATGAAAATTGATGGTTTTTTTGACCAGCAAAAGCACAAAGTAGCCGGAGAGATGCTTACGCTCAATGAATTGGAAAAACAAAAGTTACTACAGCCCTATAAAGATGCACGTATCCATTTTGCACTGGTATGCGCGGCACAAAGCTGTCCTCCTCTGCCTCAGCATGCTGTTCAGGCTGATCGCTTGGACGAACAGATGAACCAGCTTACTAAAAAAGCTTTAAATAACAATGATTTTATCCGGCTAAAGTCCGGCCAGAAAGAAGTAGCTGTTTCCAAAATTTTTGAGTGGTACAAAGATGATTTCAAGCAGGAAGCTTCTTCCGTATTGGCTTATATCAATACATATCGAAAAGAGAAAATTCCCTCTTCTTATGAGTTAAGCTACTACGAATATGACTGGGCACTGAATGAGCTCTAA
- a CDS encoding NAD(P)/FAD-dependent oxidoreductase, protein MKKVCIVGNGIAGITAARHIRKQKSASEYSITVISAETQYFFSRTALMYIYMGHMLYEHTKPYEDWFWDKNDIQLVQDYVEKVDCQEKKLKLKAGGNLPYDILLLATGSKGNRAGWPGEELKGVQGMISKQDIDAMEENTKGIERGVIVGGGLIGIEMAECLHSREIPVSLLIRERAYWDHILPQQEAEMVSQHIRKHGIDLRENTNFKEIKGDENGRVKAAVTEDSEEIPCQFVGITIGVKPNIAFLKGSDIETDRGILVNEFLETNVPDVYAAGDCVQHKVAPAGRRNLEQIWYSGRMQGETVARTICGEKMKYVPGVFFNSAKFFDIEYQVYGEVNAQQKEDEEQFYWINTEKEVAFRVAFEKESGAVKGFNLMGIRYRHELCARWIKEKRDIGFVMQHLKEANFDPEFFKHYEPEIINKFNQDFPDRAVQPRKKNIIAALFGL, encoded by the coding sequence ATGAAAAAAGTTTGCATTGTAGGAAATGGTATAGCAGGCATCACTGCCGCGCGCCATATCCGCAAACAGAAATCAGCCTCTGAATATAGTATAACAGTAATCTCTGCCGAGACCCAATATTTTTTCTCACGCACAGCGCTCATGTATATTTACATGGGCCATATGCTTTATGAACATACCAAACCTTATGAGGATTGGTTTTGGGATAAAAACGATATCCAACTGGTACAGGATTATGTAGAGAAAGTAGATTGCCAGGAAAAGAAACTCAAGCTAAAAGCCGGAGGCAATTTGCCTTACGATATACTGCTACTGGCAACCGGCTCCAAAGGAAATCGGGCAGGCTGGCCGGGAGAAGAGCTCAAGGGTGTGCAGGGTATGATCAGCAAGCAGGATATTGATGCGATGGAAGAGAATACCAAAGGCATTGAGCGGGGCGTGATTGTAGGAGGTGGCCTGATCGGTATAGAAATGGCAGAGTGTCTGCATTCGCGTGAGATACCCGTGAGTTTGCTCATTCGTGAGAGGGCGTACTGGGATCACATTCTGCCTCAGCAGGAAGCGGAAATGGTAAGCCAGCACATTCGTAAACATGGAATTGACCTCAGAGAAAATACAAATTTTAAGGAGATAAAAGGTGACGAAAATGGGAGAGTGAAGGCTGCGGTGACCGAAGATAGTGAAGAAATTCCTTGTCAGTTTGTAGGGATTACCATAGGTGTAAAGCCTAACATAGCGTTTTTAAAAGGTTCTGACATTGAAACCGACCGAGGCATACTCGTCAACGAATTTCTGGAAACCAATGTACCGGATGTTTATGCCGCCGGAGATTGTGTTCAACATAAGGTGGCTCCCGCTGGTCGCAGAAATCTGGAGCAGATCTGGTACAGTGGGCGAATGCAGGGTGAAACCGTTGCTCGTACCATCTGCGGAGAAAAGATGAAGTACGTGCCGGGTGTATTCTTTAACTCCGCAAAGTTTTTTGATATAGAATACCAGGTCTACGGAGAAGTTAACGCGCAGCAAAAAGAAGATGAAGAACAGTTTTACTGGATCAATACGGAAAAGGAGGTAGCCTTCCGGGTAGCCTTTGAGAAAGAAAGCGGAGCCGTCAAGGGCTTTAATTTGATGGGCATTCGCTATCGCCACGAGCTTTGTGCCCGCTGGATCAAAGAGAAGCGGGACATTGGCTTTGTGATGCAGCATCTGAAAGAAGCTAATTTTGATCCTGAGTTTTTTAAGCATTATGAGCCGGAGATAATCAACAAATTCAACCAGGACTTTCCCGATAGAGCGGTACAGCCCAGGAAGAAAAACATAATCGCCGCACTTTTTGGATTATAA